The Actinocatenispora sera genome has a window encoding:
- a CDS encoding NADP-dependent oxidoreductase, whose amino-acid sequence MRAVQIDRHGGIDVLTLREVPVPVPAAGEVLVRTIASSINPVDWKTRAWDRGPGFPMTLGWDLAGVVADSTVSQFTPGDRVIAMSGQLATGLGTWADLLAVPAHILTAAPTRLCLVEAAALPLAGLTASQALQALEPVAGERILVTGAVGGVGSLAVQLARRSGARVDGLVSRLAHVPAARELGAELVTDRVADLPAAAYDAVFDTASVHPGPALMPGGRYLSITDDPLPADIRSAAKIQVREDVRGLAGLVSMVDANELRVRVGAYHRVDDVRRAHAVFEAGGLVGKVVLTF is encoded by the coding sequence ATGCGAGCCGTACAGATCGACCGCCATGGCGGTATCGACGTCCTTACGTTGCGCGAGGTGCCGGTCCCAGTCCCGGCCGCCGGCGAGGTCCTCGTCCGCACGATCGCCAGCAGCATCAACCCGGTGGATTGGAAGACCCGCGCCTGGGACCGCGGCCCGGGCTTCCCGATGACTCTGGGCTGGGATCTGGCCGGCGTGGTCGCAGACAGCACCGTGTCGCAGTTCACCCCCGGCGACCGGGTCATCGCGATGTCCGGGCAGCTCGCGACGGGCCTGGGCACCTGGGCGGATCTCCTCGCCGTGCCCGCGCACATCCTGACCGCGGCGCCGACCCGGCTCTGCCTGGTCGAGGCCGCCGCGCTGCCGCTCGCCGGGCTCACCGCGAGTCAGGCGCTCCAGGCCCTCGAACCAGTGGCCGGAGAGCGGATTCTGGTGACCGGCGCGGTCGGCGGGGTCGGCTCGCTGGCCGTGCAGCTGGCCCGCCGGTCGGGCGCCCGGGTGGACGGGCTGGTCTCCCGGCTCGCGCACGTGCCGGCCGCCCGTGAGCTCGGCGCTGAGCTGGTCACCGATCGGGTGGCGGACCTGCCGGCCGCAGCGTACGACGCCGTCTTCGACACGGCGAGCGTGCACCCGGGGCCGGCGTTGATGCCCGGCGGTCGGTACCTCTCGATCACCGATGACCCGCTGCCGGCAGACATCCGGAGCGCCGCCAAGATCCAGGTACGCGAGGACGTCCGCGGACTCGCCGGCCTGGTCTCCATGGTCGACGCCAACGAGCTGCGCGTACGCGTCGGCGCCTATCACCGCGTCGACGACGTGCGCCGGGCGCACGCGGTGTTCGAGGCCGGCGGCCTTGTCGGCAAGGTCGTCCTGACGTTCTGA
- a CDS encoding PPOX class F420-dependent oxidoreductase, producing MSESEEDVRELLAGARHAVVGVNRASRPPQLSVVWFVWDGQSFRFSTTRSRAKYLNLKRDPAISLLIDDFEKKFYVVAYGRAQLIEDNHDALAQPLIEKYMPERSTDPQWTPDRVIVELRPDRLLTGR from the coding sequence ATGTCGGAGTCGGAAGAGGACGTACGGGAACTGCTGGCCGGAGCTCGACACGCCGTGGTCGGCGTCAACCGCGCCAGCAGGCCGCCGCAGCTGTCCGTCGTGTGGTTCGTCTGGGACGGCCAGAGCTTCCGGTTCAGCACCACCCGCTCGCGGGCGAAGTACCTGAACCTCAAGCGCGACCCGGCCATCTCGCTGCTCATCGACGACTTCGAGAAGAAGTTCTACGTCGTCGCGTACGGCCGGGCACAGCTCATCGAAGACAACCATGACGCGCTGGCCCAGCCCCTGATCGAGAAGTACATGCCGGAACGGTCGACCGATCCGCAATGGACGCCGGACCGGGTGATCGTCGAACTGCGGCCTGACCGCCTCCTGACCGGCCGGTAG
- a CDS encoding ABC transporter permease subunit → MRYALRAEYTKLRTLPGTSWLLLAVVALTTAVSAAAAATVSCNSTGCGYDAPKLALSGVLAGQAVVALLAITAVTGEHSTGTVAVTLAAVPRRGRVLAAKAVVLAALTAAAGTVGVLGAVLVARLLLPGNGFTPAHGYPALSLTDAATLRAAAGSVLYLVLIALFSLGVATAVRDPAASVGVVGGVVYVLQIAPLLVTDPDWQQALWRLTPTNAGLTIQATRHLSQYPLGPWAGLGVLAAWAGVALALGILLFHRRDP, encoded by the coding sequence ATGAGGTACGCGCTGCGCGCCGAGTACACGAAGCTGCGCACCCTGCCCGGTACCAGCTGGCTGCTGCTGGCCGTGGTGGCGCTGACCACCGCGGTCAGCGCCGCGGCCGCCGCGACCGTGTCCTGCAACTCCACCGGCTGCGGCTACGACGCACCGAAGCTGGCCCTGTCCGGCGTCCTCGCCGGGCAGGCGGTCGTCGCGCTGCTCGCCATCACCGCCGTCACCGGCGAGCACTCGACCGGTACGGTGGCCGTCACGCTCGCGGCCGTGCCACGGCGCGGCCGGGTACTCGCCGCCAAGGCGGTCGTGCTGGCCGCCCTGACCGCGGCCGCCGGTACCGTCGGCGTGCTCGGCGCCGTGCTGGTCGCGCGGCTGCTGTTGCCTGGCAACGGATTCACCCCGGCACACGGGTACCCGGCGCTGTCGCTGACCGACGCGGCGACGCTGCGCGCCGCAGCCGGCTCGGTGCTGTACCTGGTGCTGATCGCGCTGTTCAGCCTCGGCGTCGCGACCGCCGTACGCGACCCGGCCGCGAGCGTCGGCGTCGTCGGCGGCGTCGTCTACGTCCTGCAGATCGCACCGTTGCTGGTGACCGACCCGGACTGGCAGCAGGCGCTGTGGCGGCTGACCCCCACCAACGCCGGCCTCACCATCCAGGCGACCCGGCACCTGTCCCAGTACCCCCTCGGCCCATGGGCCGGGCTGGGTGTGCTCGCCGCCTGGGCCGGGGTCGCCCTCGCCCTGGGCATCCTGCTGTTCCACCGCCGCGACCCCTGA
- a CDS encoding ABC transporter permease subunit, translated as MRHLIRAEWTKMRTVPGWPIALLLAVLATIGLGVFTAAGNHSSCGGATTVCPPPTTGPDGAAVDDHFYFVHRSLDGDGSITVRLTSMSGQRRLPDAVPGVRRVDTGLVPWAKAGVMIKDGTRPGASYAAVMATGTHGVRLQYDFTHDVAGSASRIGPGSPRWLRLVRTGRRITGYESPDGHRWISVGSTSLHGLPARVQIGLFAASPGALHVARADLGGSIETIRYSSTTARFDHVALEGAAAGGWRRTDVGATIDPDGSVHHPGAARASAGRYTVTGVGDIAPRVDGMAVEKTLSGLLVALLIMIVVAAGFVAAEYRTGLIRTTLATDPRPGRVLAAKAVVIAGATFAAGLAATAATLPIGTHVLRDNGNTVLPVSLLTDLRVVVGTGMLLALIAVLVLALAALLRRSSGAIAAGVALVLVPRILATTSVFPDDVARWLLRLTPAAGFAIQQSIPTYPQVTAHLVPQSGYYPLSPWAGLAVTAGWAVLALVLAVVALRRRDA; from the coding sequence ATGAGGCACCTGATCCGCGCCGAGTGGACCAAGATGCGCACCGTACCGGGCTGGCCCATCGCCCTGCTGCTGGCGGTACTGGCCACGATCGGGCTCGGCGTGTTCACGGCCGCCGGTAACCACTCCTCCTGCGGCGGCGCGACCACCGTCTGCCCGCCCCCGACGACCGGCCCGGACGGTGCGGCCGTCGACGACCACTTCTACTTCGTGCACCGTTCGCTGGACGGCGACGGCAGCATCACGGTACGGCTGACCTCGATGAGCGGGCAGCGGCGACTGCCCGACGCCGTACCCGGCGTGCGGCGGGTCGACACCGGCCTGGTGCCCTGGGCCAAGGCCGGCGTCATGATCAAGGACGGGACCCGACCGGGCGCCTCGTACGCGGCGGTCATGGCCACCGGCACGCACGGCGTGCGGCTGCAGTACGACTTCACCCACGACGTGGCCGGCAGCGCGAGCCGGATCGGCCCCGGCTCGCCCCGCTGGCTGCGGCTGGTGCGCACCGGCCGGCGCATCACCGGGTACGAGTCCCCCGACGGCCACCGGTGGATCTCGGTCGGGTCCACGTCGCTGCACGGGTTGCCCGCGCGCGTCCAGATCGGGCTGTTCGCCGCCTCGCCCGGCGCGCTGCACGTGGCCCGCGCCGACCTCGGCGGCTCGATCGAGACGATCCGGTACTCCTCGACGACCGCGCGCTTCGACCACGTCGCCCTGGAAGGGGCGGCTGCCGGCGGCTGGCGGCGTACCGACGTCGGCGCCACGATCGACCCGGACGGCTCGGTGCACCACCCGGGCGCCGCCCGCGCCTCGGCCGGGAGGTACACGGTGACCGGGGTCGGTGACATCGCACCGCGGGTCGACGGGATGGCCGTCGAGAAGACTCTCAGCGGGCTGCTGGTCGCGCTGTTGATCATGATTGTGGTCGCGGCCGGGTTCGTCGCCGCCGAGTACCGCACCGGGCTGATCCGCACCACCCTGGCCACCGATCCGCGCCCGGGCCGGGTGCTTGCCGCCAAGGCGGTCGTGATCGCCGGAGCGACGTTCGCTGCCGGGCTCGCCGCCACCGCCGCGACGCTGCCGATCGGTACGCACGTGCTGCGCGACAACGGCAACACGGTGCTGCCCGTCAGCCTGCTCACCGACCTGCGCGTCGTCGTCGGTACCGGGATGCTCCTCGCGCTGATCGCGGTGCTGGTCCTGGCGCTCGCGGCTCTGTTGCGGCGCAGCAGCGGTGCGATCGCCGCCGGCGTCGCGCTCGTGCTGGTACCGCGCATCCTCGCCACCACCTCGGTGTTTCCCGACGACGTCGCGCGGTGGCTGCTGCGGCTCACCCCGGCTGCGGGATTCGCCATCCAGCAGAGCATCCCCACCTACCCGCAGGTGACCGCGCATCTGGTGCCGCAGAGCGGCTACTACCCGCTGTCGCCCTGGGCCGGGCTCGCCGTCACCGCCGGGTGGGCCGTGCTGGCGCTGGTGCTCGCCGTCGTCGCGCTGCGACGGAGGGACGCATGA
- a CDS encoding ATP-binding cassette domain-containing protein, which produces MATATIEVNGLRKRYGPTVALDDVSFTVAPGTVTGFVGPNGAGKSTTMRIVLGLDAADAGTALVGGRPYRQLRTPLRQVGALLDANAVQPSRSARNHLLWLAHSQGLGRSRVDAVLSQVGLSAVARRRAGGFSLGMRQRLGIAAALLGDPPMLMLDEPVNGLDPEGIIWIRGLLRSLAAEGRAVLVSSHLMSELQDTADHLVVIGRGRIIADAGVPDLLAAAARGRVVVRSRALEAARTELVRAGATATVSGPDTLVVTGQPAERVVALLTAGGVAFAEVAAYQASLEEAYLGLTGDAVEFHARQVAR; this is translated from the coding sequence ATGGCCACTGCCACGATCGAAGTCAACGGACTGCGCAAACGGTACGGCCCGACGGTCGCGCTGGACGACGTGTCGTTCACCGTGGCGCCGGGCACGGTCACCGGTTTCGTCGGCCCCAACGGCGCCGGCAAGAGCACCACGATGCGCATCGTGCTGGGCCTCGACGCCGCCGATGCCGGCACCGCGCTGGTCGGTGGCCGCCCGTACCGGCAGCTGCGGACACCGCTGCGCCAGGTCGGCGCGCTGCTGGACGCCAATGCCGTGCAACCCAGCCGGTCGGCGCGCAACCACCTGCTGTGGCTGGCCCACTCGCAGGGCCTCGGCCGCAGCCGGGTGGACGCGGTGCTGAGCCAGGTGGGACTGAGTGCGGTGGCGCGGCGCCGGGCCGGCGGCTTCTCCCTGGGCATGCGGCAGCGGCTCGGCATCGCCGCGGCGCTGCTCGGTGATCCGCCGATGCTGATGCTCGACGAGCCGGTCAACGGCCTGGATCCCGAGGGCATCATCTGGATCCGGGGACTGCTGCGCTCGCTCGCCGCCGAGGGCCGCGCAGTACTCGTGTCCAGCCACCTGATGAGCGAGCTGCAGGACACCGCCGACCACCTGGTCGTCATCGGCCGCGGCCGGATCATCGCCGACGCGGGCGTCCCCGACCTGCTCGCCGCGGCCGCCCGCGGACGGGTCGTGGTCCGCAGCCGCGCGCTCGAGGCGGCCCGGACCGAGTTGGTGCGCGCCGGCGCCACCGCGACCGTCTCCGGCCCGGACACCCTCGTCGTCACCGGGCAGCCGGCCGAACGCGTGGTCGCGCTGCTGACCGCAGGCGGAGTCGCTTTCGCCGAGGTCGCCGCGTACCAGGCGAGCCTGGAGGAGGCGTACCTGGGCCTGACCGGCGACGCGGTCGAGTTCCACGCCAGGCAGGTGGCGCGATGA
- a CDS encoding response regulator transcription factor, with protein MAQGEQLTAVIVDDHPAVRDGVTHWLATGSPPIRVVAAGDDVRVAWLGDGATADVVILDLHLGRPAPAMGELRRLTQAGRRVVVYSMRADDAIALQCLELGALSYLTKVEGSQHLIDATAAAAAGRAYTPPSLAGALAGDRSGNRPALSARETEVLVEWFQSESKEFVAQRLGISPSTVNTHLEHIRVKYAMRGRQAPTKAALVARAIQDGLVQLDDL; from the coding sequence GTGGCGCAGGGCGAGCAGCTGACCGCGGTCATCGTCGACGACCACCCCGCGGTACGCGACGGGGTGACGCACTGGTTGGCGACGGGCAGCCCGCCGATCCGGGTGGTCGCCGCCGGCGACGACGTTCGCGTCGCGTGGCTCGGCGACGGCGCCACCGCCGACGTCGTCATCCTCGACCTCCACCTCGGCCGCCCCGCCCCCGCCATGGGTGAACTGCGCCGGCTCACCCAGGCCGGCCGCCGGGTCGTCGTGTACTCGATGCGCGCCGACGATGCGATCGCCTTGCAGTGTCTCGAGTTGGGCGCGTTGAGCTACCTGACGAAGGTCGAAGGATCCCAGCACCTCATCGACGCCACCGCGGCTGCCGCCGCCGGCCGCGCCTACACCCCGCCATCGCTGGCCGGGGCGCTGGCCGGCGACCGCTCCGGCAACCGGCCCGCGCTGTCGGCCCGGGAGACCGAGGTGCTCGTCGAGTGGTTCCAGTCGGAGTCGAAGGAGTTCGTCGCGCAGCGCCTGGGCATCTCCCCCAGCACCGTGAACACCCACCTCGAGCACATCCGGGTCAAGTACGCGATGCGCGGCCGGCAGGCCCCCACCAAGGCCGCGCTGGTCGCCCGGGCGATCCAGGACGGTCTGGTCCAACTCGACGACCTGTGA
- a CDS encoding sensor histidine kinase: MPTLPASWRAAGAGRRRDTATGGTSDVRYRTVETAFLAAARRLAGPVRGVGVALISAFGLLTMPSQALPAGLAVFGLVLVGSAVDCWVGFSGRAAPLALAFAVARVVAVCVMLQCSGAPPNPWALNVLTTTAITLQWEWPAPVAAPVTAGLLAVDLAVLGTGDAGSLVPRLLFECVLARLGFLLLLRSSRRTDEVREHRSALARAEALARARHQRQREYLALLHDTASSTFLQIAVRGDSDPAQVARYARHDLAILTGAAGTPAGSDSAVDLAASLHAVVARSRLAIELRRQGEALVPASVALALLRAVREGLANVERHAHVDAATLTVRTEQDLVAVTVRDAGAGFAPDEVPRSCRGIRGSIVERMRAVGGDATVISAPGNGTTIRLVWPGG; encoded by the coding sequence ATGCCCACGCTGCCGGCCAGCTGGCGCGCCGCCGGCGCCGGCCGGCGCCGGGATACGGCGACTGGCGGGACGAGCGACGTGCGCTACCGCACCGTCGAGACGGCGTTCCTCGCCGCGGCGCGCCGGCTCGCCGGACCGGTACGCGGCGTGGGTGTGGCCCTGATCAGCGCGTTCGGCCTGCTCACGATGCCAAGCCAGGCGTTGCCCGCGGGGCTCGCGGTGTTCGGGCTGGTGCTGGTGGGCTCCGCGGTCGACTGCTGGGTCGGGTTCTCCGGCCGGGCGGCGCCGCTCGCGCTCGCGTTCGCCGTCGCCCGGGTCGTGGCGGTGTGCGTGATGCTGCAGTGCAGTGGCGCGCCACCGAACCCCTGGGCGCTCAACGTGCTGACCACCACGGCGATCACGCTGCAGTGGGAGTGGCCGGCACCCGTCGCCGCGCCGGTGACGGCGGGTCTGCTCGCCGTCGATCTGGCCGTACTCGGCACCGGCGACGCCGGCTCGCTCGTGCCGCGGCTGCTGTTCGAGTGCGTACTGGCACGCCTGGGGTTCCTGCTGCTGTTGCGCTCGAGCCGGCGCACCGACGAGGTACGGGAACACCGCTCGGCGCTGGCCCGTGCCGAGGCGCTGGCGCGAGCCCGGCACCAGCGGCAACGCGAGTACCTTGCGCTGCTGCACGACACCGCGTCGTCGACCTTCCTCCAGATCGCGGTGCGCGGCGACAGCGATCCGGCGCAGGTCGCCCGGTACGCGCGGCACGATCTGGCGATACTCACCGGTGCGGCGGGCACGCCCGCCGGCAGCGACAGCGCGGTGGATCTCGCCGCGTCGCTGCACGCCGTGGTGGCCCGCAGCCGGCTGGCGATCGAGCTGCGGCGGCAGGGCGAGGCGCTGGTGCCCGCGTCGGTGGCGCTCGCCCTGCTGCGCGCGGTGCGCGAGGGCCTGGCGAACGTCGAACGGCACGCGCACGTCGACGCCGCCACCCTCACCGTACGCACCGAGCAAGACCTGGTGGCGGTGACGGTGCGGGATGCGGGCGCGGGGTTCGCCCCCGACGAGGTGCCCCGATCCTGCCGGGGAATCCGCGGTTCGATCGTCGAGCGGATGCGCGCCGTCGGCGGCGACGCGACCGTGATCTCGGCGCCCGGCAACGGGACCACCATCCGGCTGGTGTGGCCCGGTGGATGA
- a CDS encoding FG-GAP-like repeat-containing protein, giving the protein MSTFWAHFAVGADPYSTTRGDDVRDTHRRAWPLRIAALVVAAAAALVVPAAAAAAPAEPSTISPHVGAWGGYSNGQIPASAMTYLGRSADGTNLYLRRDAAISMSRMQSAYHAQTGGTLAINEGYRDLATQWYYWNLYQSGQGNVAAYPGTSNHGWALAVDLALAGNQFSWLQSHAAAYGWSWATGQAAGEPWHWEYVRTGPWSQEPIGDWSGDGYADVLAVWDNGELHYYPNNGLKLSGSSLLGHGWGSFRFVTAADWSGDGAADVLGVNAAGDLLYYPHNGNGLSSPVQIGHGWSSFQHVLAADWSGDGHADVLGVNAAGDLLYYPHNGSGLGSPVQIGHGWSSFRQVMAADWSGDGHADVLGVNAAGDLLYYPHNGNGLSSPVQIGHGFQTFTSVFAADFSGDGHADVLAVDAAGNLWYYPHSGNGFGARVQLGHGFGTCTFVL; this is encoded by the coding sequence GTGTCTACATTCTGGGCACACTTCGCGGTCGGCGCCGACCCGTACTCCACCACGAGAGGAGACGACGTGCGAGACACGCACCGGAGGGCCTGGCCGCTCCGGATCGCCGCGCTGGTAGTGGCGGCAGCAGCGGCACTGGTCGTGCCGGCCGCCGCGGCGGCCGCCCCGGCCGAACCGTCGACCATCTCGCCGCACGTCGGCGCGTGGGGCGGGTACTCCAACGGGCAGATCCCCGCGTCGGCGATGACCTACCTGGGTCGCAGCGCCGACGGGACCAACCTGTACCTGCGGCGCGACGCGGCGATCTCCATGAGCCGGATGCAGTCCGCGTACCACGCGCAGACCGGCGGCACGCTCGCGATCAACGAGGGCTACCGCGATCTCGCCACCCAGTGGTACTACTGGAACCTCTACCAGTCGGGGCAGGGCAACGTCGCCGCCTATCCCGGCACCTCCAATCACGGCTGGGCGCTCGCGGTCGACCTCGCCCTGGCCGGCAACCAGTTCTCGTGGCTGCAGAGCCACGCCGCCGCCTACGGCTGGAGTTGGGCGACCGGGCAGGCGGCCGGCGAGCCGTGGCACTGGGAGTACGTGCGTACCGGGCCGTGGTCGCAGGAACCGATCGGCGACTGGAGCGGCGACGGCTACGCCGACGTCCTTGCGGTGTGGGACAACGGCGAGCTGCACTACTACCCGAACAACGGGCTGAAACTGAGCGGCAGCAGCCTGCTCGGCCACGGGTGGGGCTCGTTCCGGTTCGTCACCGCCGCGGACTGGAGCGGCGACGGCGCCGCCGACGTGCTCGGTGTCAACGCCGCCGGTGACCTGCTCTACTACCCGCACAACGGCAACGGGCTCAGTTCCCCGGTCCAGATCGGCCATGGGTGGTCGTCGTTCCAGCACGTGCTGGCCGCGGACTGGAGCGGCGACGGGCACGCCGACGTGTTGGGCGTCAACGCCGCTGGTGACCTGCTGTACTACCCGCACAACGGAAGCGGGCTGGGATCGCCGGTGCAGATCGGGCACGGGTGGTCGTCGTTTCGTCAGGTGATGGCGGCCGACTGGAGCGGCGACGGGCACGCGGACGTGCTCGGTGTCAACGCCGCCGGCGACCTGCTGTACTACCCGCACAACGGCAACGGGCTCAGCTCTCCGGTGCAGATCGGGCACGGGTTCCAGACCTTCACCTCCGTCTTCGCTGCGGACTTCAGCGGGGACGGGCACGCCGACGTCCTCGCCGTCGACGCGGCGGGCAACCTCTGGTACTACCCGCACAGCGGCAACGGTTTCGGTGCTCGGGTGCAGCTCGGTCACGGATTCGGCACCTGCACGTTCGTTCTCTGA
- a CDS encoding FG-GAP repeat domain-containing protein produces MFRTGSGGWRRWARRSGLGLAAAAVVALSSTAASATPAGTSTRLPSYVVVPQNCDYIPPNPDLAVAKTVYRVGRQLGASSKVMLAGFEAGLVESNMNNLPCGDRDSLGVFQQRPSQGWGTAAQIMNVAYASNSFFTRAINVAAAYPGLSAGQVAQKVQVSAYPDRYDQAQSAAGALIARVKRALSDHVSDFSGDGYADVLAVWDNGELHYYPNNGLKLSGNTKIGPGWGSFRFVTAADWSGDGSADVLGVNAAGDLLYYAHNGNGLSSPVKIGHGWSSFQQVMAADWSGDGHADVLGVNAAGDLLYYPHNGNGLSSPVKIGHGWSTFRQVTAADWSGDGHADILGVDSAGKLWYYPHNGNGLSSRVEIGHGFQTFTSVFAADFSGDGHADVLAVDASGYLWYYPHSGNGFGTRVQLGHGFGTCTFVL; encoded by the coding sequence ATGTTCCGCACCGGATCTGGAGGCTGGCGAAGATGGGCCCGGCGCAGCGGCCTGGGACTGGCCGCGGCCGCGGTGGTGGCGCTGTCGAGCACGGCGGCGTCGGCTACCCCGGCCGGCACGAGCACCCGCCTGCCGAGCTACGTCGTGGTCCCGCAGAACTGCGACTACATCCCGCCGAACCCCGACCTGGCGGTCGCCAAGACCGTCTATCGGGTCGGTCGCCAGCTCGGCGCCAGCAGCAAGGTCATGCTCGCCGGGTTCGAGGCCGGCCTGGTCGAGTCGAACATGAACAACCTGCCGTGCGGCGACCGCGACTCGCTCGGCGTGTTCCAGCAGCGGCCCTCCCAGGGCTGGGGCACCGCCGCACAGATCATGAACGTCGCGTACGCCTCGAACTCGTTCTTCACCCGTGCCATCAACGTCGCGGCCGCCTATCCGGGGCTGTCGGCCGGCCAGGTGGCCCAGAAGGTGCAGGTCTCGGCCTATCCGGATCGCTACGACCAGGCGCAGAGCGCGGCCGGCGCGCTGATCGCCCGGGTGAAGCGGGCGCTGAGCGACCACGTCTCGGACTTCAGCGGTGACGGCTACGCCGACGTCCTTGCGGTGTGGGACAACGGCGAGCTGCACTACTACCCGAACAACGGGCTGAAGCTGAGCGGCAACACCAAGATCGGCCCCGGGTGGGGAAGCTTCCGGTTCGTGACCGCCGCGGACTGGAGCGGCGACGGCTCCGCCGACGTGCTCGGTGTCAACGCGGCCGGTGACCTGCTGTACTACGCACACAACGGAAACGGGCTCAGCTCCCCGGTCAAGATCGGGCATGGTTGGTCGTCGTTCCAGCAGGTGATGGCCGCCGACTGGAGCGGTGACGGGCACGCCGACGTGCTCGGTGTCAACGCCGCGGGTGACCTGCTCTACTACCCGCACAACGGAAACGGGCTCAGCTCCCCGGTCAAGATCGGGCATGGTTGGTCGACGTTTCGTCAGGTGACCGCCGCCGACTGGAGCGGTGACGGCCACGCCGACATCCTCGGCGTCGACTCGGCTGGGAAGCTCTGGTACTACCCGCACAACGGCAACGGGCTCAGCTCTCGCGTCGAGATCGGGCACGGGTTCCAGACCTTCACCTCCGTCTTCGCCGCGGACTTCAGCGGGGACGGGCACGCCGACGTACTCGCCGTCGATGCCTCGGGTTACCTGTGGTACTACCCGCACAGTGGCAACGGTTTCGGTACCCGGGTGCAGCTCGGTCACGGCTTCGGCACCTGCACGTTCGTCCTCTGA
- a CDS encoding NAD(P)-dependent oxidoreductase, which translates to MRITVLGSTGRTGRLVVADAIRRGHLVTAFTRRPDTMPDTLSPESVVAGDGRDPQAVRSALAGADAVIAVVAAATRKGPHHTAEVARVVTAAMADTGVRRVAFTSAYPIVSDRPRVPVAILRRMLADAYADTARMERVLAATDLDWTVVRLNRLLDKPARGNVQISRDLLDRPRSITRADAAATLVDTVETGTYARSAINIAGR; encoded by the coding sequence GTGAGGATCACCGTTCTCGGCTCCACCGGGCGCACCGGTCGCCTGGTCGTCGCCGACGCCATCCGCCGCGGCCACCTCGTCACCGCGTTCACCCGCCGGCCCGACACGATGCCGGACACCCTCAGCCCGGAGTCGGTCGTGGCCGGCGACGGGCGCGACCCCCAGGCGGTTCGCTCCGCGCTCGCCGGCGCCGACGCGGTCATCGCCGTGGTCGCCGCCGCCACCCGCAAGGGCCCGCACCACACCGCCGAGGTGGCCCGCGTCGTCACCGCGGCGATGGCCGACACGGGGGTACGCCGGGTCGCCTTCACCAGCGCCTACCCCATCGTGTCGGACCGGCCGCGGGTGCCCGTGGCGATCCTGCGGAGGATGCTCGCCGACGCCTACGCCGACACCGCCCGGATGGAACGCGTGCTGGCCGCCACCGACCTCGACTGGACGGTCGTGCGGCTCAACCGCCTGCTCGACAAGCCCGCCCGCGGCAACGTCCAGATCTCCCGCGACCTGCTCGACCGGCCGCGCTCGATCACCCGCGCCGACGCCGCCGCCACCCTGGTCGACACCGTCGAAACCGGCACGTACGCCCGCAGCGCCATCAACATCGCCGGCAGGTGA
- a CDS encoding SgcJ/EcaC family oxidoreductase, translating to MIDTLTDVQRTLSRVADAWAAGDPDAYAALFTDDADYTAFDGTRMTGRRAIADGHRALFAGIMRNSRMTMPTPDIRLVAPDVAVACALGGIIMSWQRRRTRPSAKRLSSVTYVLVRHDDTWQVTAFQNTRYRPWSRTLFGRLMTRSGK from the coding sequence ATGATCGACACGCTCACCGACGTGCAGCGCACCCTGTCGCGGGTCGCCGACGCCTGGGCGGCCGGCGACCCGGACGCGTACGCGGCACTGTTCACCGACGACGCGGACTACACGGCGTTCGACGGCACCCGGATGACCGGCCGCCGGGCCATCGCCGACGGCCACCGCGCGCTGTTCGCCGGGATCATGCGCAACTCGCGGATGACCATGCCCACGCCCGACATCCGGCTTGTCGCCCCCGACGTCGCCGTCGCCTGCGCGCTCGGCGGCATCATCATGTCCTGGCAGCGCCGCCGCACCCGCCCCTCCGCGAAACGCCTGTCGTCGGTCACCTACGTGCTGGTCCGCCACGACGACACCTGGCAGGTCACCGCGTTCCAGAACACCCGGTACCGGCCCTGGTCGCGCACGCTGTTCGGCCGGCTGATGACCCGGAGCGGCAAGTGA
- a CDS encoding MarR family winged helix-turn-helix transcriptional regulator: protein MAGAARGAEGGTPDIGELLGRELSTAVVMFHEAVAARRGLTATENKALDLLTRRGPVTSGELARGLGLTPGAVTGLVDRLARAGYARRVADAADRRKTLVLADAERLERELRPAFAPLSEAVEDLTRRYTPEQLEAIGDFLAGVTQILRDQTTRLTGDG, encoded by the coding sequence GTGGCGGGCGCAGCGCGAGGAGCCGAGGGCGGTACGCCGGACATCGGTGAGCTGCTCGGGCGGGAGCTGAGCACGGCGGTGGTGATGTTCCACGAGGCGGTGGCGGCCCGCCGGGGGCTGACCGCGACCGAGAACAAGGCGCTGGACCTGCTCACCCGCCGCGGACCGGTCACCTCCGGCGAGCTGGCGCGGGGCCTGGGGCTGACGCCGGGGGCGGTGACCGGGCTGGTCGACCGGCTCGCCCGCGCCGGGTACGCGCGGCGGGTGGCGGATGCCGCCGACCGGAGGAAGACGCTCGTGCTGGCCGACGCGGAACGGCTCGAGCGGGAGCTGCGGCCGGCGTTCGCGCCGCTGAGCGAGGCCGTCGAGGACCTGACCCGCAGGTACACCCCGGAGCAGTTGGAGGCGATCGGCGACTTCCTCGCCGGCGTCACGCAGATCCTGCGGGACCAGACGACCCGGCTTACCGGCGACGGCTGA